The following is a genomic window from Prevotella sp. E13-17.
AGTGATGATATATAATCTTGATTCTGCTTACATTGCACAGCATCCTGTTATTCAGAATATGACATTGTGGGGCAGCTCATGCTGGTGGCTAGTATATAGTATAGTCGGTATAAGTGTTCCTTTGTTGTTAAACTTTCTGTTGAAACGGATCGTAACTAAATGAGTTTCGACAGTAAGGTATATTTGAAAACCTTGAGTGACAATGAGATTCTCTCCAAAACGCCTTGTCGTTTATTTTTAGAAAGGACGTAGATACTCTTTGCTTGGGTCCAGGCATAACGTTTAAAAAGATATTTCTTCCTGTCGTCTGTCGATAATGCACAATATTGCTTGCCAGTAGAACCGGAAATCCCTGTGATGAGTGGCTCCTCAATATAGGGTATGAACCGTATTGATGATGCTAATACGGTAGAGGACAGTATATGCTCGAAGAATACATTCTCAGAGTCATTGATGCGCTCTTTATTATTAAGAAATTCGCAAAAGAAGGAAACAGTTGCGCAGAAGATGCGGCTATCGGCAAATGTTAAGTCTGAATGGAATAGGCATGTCACGAAGTCTTGTTTGCAAGTAAGTGACTTTATGATTGGACAGATGTTGTTAACAATGAGTCGCCCTGTGATTTTAATGATGATACAGTCTTCTTGGATAAAAGATGAATGCGAAAGAGCGTATTCTATGATTTCTGCTTCTCCATATCCTTTTCCCCGTTGCTTGTTCTTATTACCAGAGAACGTGAGGATTTCCAATCTGTCTTGTGCATTCTCAATGAACGGCTGAATATCGGTATCGGAATTCTCGCAAAAAACGATTGGGCAATTTGTATTACTCAGGTAGAAATGAATGGCATTTATATACTGCTTTTGCCTTTCACTGACATTGTTCAACTGTGTGAAAGCCATCCCATTGGGATTGATGCATCCTGTGAGTAATATAACTTTCTTCATTATTTGTCGTTGAGGCCCATAAAGCCGTTGTCAATTTGGTTCATTGCAGAACCGAATCCTTGTTGGTAGCCTATCGTTTCAAGAATGCAGCAGTTAGGAGCTTTCAATTGATATTCAACCATGGGATGATGTAGAAATAAATCGACATAGATTGCACCACGTGTGAGAATCTCTGGTAGCAGGATAGTGCGCTCAATGGTAAAATTGCCAGCAGGCTGGTGCTTGATATCGCCCATGTAATGACCTTTGGCATAGGTTGCATAGGGCATGCCGTCTTTGTTGCGAAGAATGAGCATGACATCGTAGTTCATGTCCTCCTGAGAGTGTCCCTCGATCTTTATGGTCAGTTCGCGTTGGTTGCTCTGAATTGTAGATTCGGAGAGAGCAGTGCCGTTGATTTCGATATTGGTGACTTTCAGTGTGCTCTTGGTAAACTTCACATTGTCGATAATCTTTTCCTTTTGGGCACTATCGTCAATCTTTAAATAGTGATCGAGCGTATCAGGAATATTGCCAATAAAATCGACCATGCCATTTTTTAACATAACTCCTCGAGTACAGAGACTACGAACAGCTGCCATGTTATGACTAACAAATAGTACTGTTCGGCCTTCGCCTTTGCTGACATCCTGCATCTTGCCGATAGCTTTCTTTTGGAACTCGGCATCGCCTACAGCCAGAACTTCATCAACAACCAAGATTTCTGGCTCCAAATGGGCTGCGATAGCAAAGCCAAGGCGCACCATCATACCAGATGAGTAGCGTTTGACAGGAGTATCGACATATTTTGCTACGCCTGCAAAATCGACAATTTCGTCAAACTTGCTCTTAATCTCGGCTTTGGTCATACCCATGATAGAGCCATTCATAAAGATATTCTCACGGCCTGTCATTTCTGGATGGAAACCTGTTCCAACTTCAAGCAAGGAGGCTATACGGCCTTTTATCTTGATATCGCCTGTAGTAGGAGAGGTGACGCGAGAGAGAATCTTCAGCAAGGTAGATTTTCCTGCTCCATTCTTGCCGACGATGCCAACCACATCGCCTTGTTCAACCTTAAAGTTGATATCGCGAAGTGCCCAGACAAATCGGCTGTCGCCCTTTTGGGTGCGATCGTTGGTCTCGCCAATCTTCAGGTATGGGTCTTCTTTGCCGCGAATGTTGGCCCACCATCTGTTTAGGTCTTGGCTCAGTGTGCCAGTACCAATGGAGCCCAGTATATATTGTTTACCTACATGATTGAATTCGATGACAGTATTACTCATAATCCGATTGTGTTAGATGACATCCATAAAGTTGCGCTGCACACGGTTGAAAATGACGATACCGAGCAAGAGGATGATGATTGTAAATATAAAGCTATAGCCCAGATAGAGCCAATTGAACTCGCCGACGCCTGTGAATGCGTATTTGAATGTTTCAAGAATGGCTGTCAGCGGGTTGGCTACTAACACCCATATATATTTGGGATATGTCTCCTTCATCACAGACAGAGGGTAAATGACAGGGGTGGCATACATCCAAAGTTGAACACCAAAGGTGATCAAGAATCGCAAATCGCGATACTTTGTGGTCAGGGATGATATGATCATACCAAAGCCTAAGCCTAGGGCTCCTAACATAATGATGAGTAGTGGGATTAGCAAAAGTGCTGCATTGGCTTGAAAATTAATGCCTGAAGTGATATAATAGATGTAAACAACTAAAAACAGTGCGAACTGAATGCCCATCTTAATGAGATTGGAAATGACAATGGAGAGAGGCACAACCAATCTTGGAAAATAGACTTTTCCAAAAATGGCCTGGTTGGCGTTGAATGTGTCAGAGCATTTGCTGAGACAATCCTGGAAATAGTTCCAGCAGACGAGGCCTGCTAAGTAGAATACAGCCTGGGGAATGCCGTCTGTAGATATGCCGGCAATGCCGCCAAACACAAACATAAACATGATGGTGGTGAAGAGGGGCTGGATGATAAACCACAATGGACCAAGGATGGTTTGCTTGTAGAATGTGACGATATCGCGTTTGACATACATGGTCAGGAGGTCACGATACCGCCAAAGCTCGCTCAGGTCAAGGCTGAGCAGGCGACTTTTATTTGTAATGATGATATCCCAATCGTTTGACATATGCTTGTTGTATTATCTAATTCTTGTTTATGACAAAGATAGTTATTATACCTTTAATGATCATACTATAATAATTATTTTATAATAAAGATTAACATACTTGTTGCTTATTGTCCATGTTTGGTATGAATGAAATCTGTATTGTTGCGGTCAATCTTTTGGATGTTTAACACCATTTTCCATACTAATGCTGGAAAAGATAGTAGTTTGGGGAACAAAGATTGTTTGCGCATTTGTTTGGGTATAGCCACAAAGAGTGCCAAGCAGAGACAGAACAGAAGTATCCACCACATGAGTGGCACTGTGTATGATGTGTGCCAAATGAGATATGATGTAGTGGAAATAACGCACAAGATGGGTATGAGAATAAGGAGAATGGAACGTGGGATGAGTGCCTGCTGGACGGTCTTGTCAATGTAGTTGATGTTGCCATCGATGATGGCTTTTGGCAGATAGGGGAGCATTTGGCAAAATGCTTGAACCTGACCGCTCATCCAGCGCTGGCGCTGACGTTGGAAATTGTCACTGTTGCTGACCTTTTCATCCCAGACGTAGATGTCTTCGGCATAGTGGATATAGATGCGTTGTTTCATTAAGAGGGCTTCCAGTTCGCGGTCTTCTACGGCTGATTTTAGTTCGTTGACATAGGTCTTGAACCAATGATAATCAAAGCACATACCAGAACCGATGAGCGCAGAAGACAGACCAATGCGGTTGTGACCTTTGCGGAAGATGGTATTGTTGATTTCTTCGCTGACACCATCAAGAACAGCCACATCGCTATCTGAATTCTTGGCAGTGCGATGACACTGAATGACCATCGATGGTTGGACGATGGCATTTAGGCGTGAGATAAAATCGGAAGCCACGATGTTGTCTGCATCCAGCACAATCACGTAGTCATAGGGACTTTCAATAGTGCTCATGGCGAATTGCAATGCCTTTGCCTTGCTGCTTTTCTGGAATGAAGGTTGAAGAAGGGTGATGGGAAGAGAGGCCAACAGCTGATTGGTGTCTGTGGACATGCTGTCTGAAATTACAGCCACATGAAATAGCTCTTTGGGGTAGTCTTGATGAAGAATAGTCTCTACACTGTGAGCAATGACGGAATCTTCATGATATGCAGGTATGAGAATCAGGAAGGATTGTAGTCGTTTACTGGTGGTAAAGTGGCACTTTACTGGTGGTAAAGCAATGGTTAATGCAAAACCAAGTATATATGCTACATTGGCTGCTATGATGAACCATAGCAGGATGTCGAATGTATGTATGATGGGACAGATGCTCATCGTCTAAGAGATATGGTTCAATTTGTGATGGATGTTGTTGACACTGATCTTCATGCCTTTTCGAAAAGCACGTATGAACTGATGGAGTGAGCCGATAGTAACCAATGGTGCGTTGAGAAAATCTTTATCCCAATCTTTGGTTACGAGATAGTTGGGGGTGGCAATAGAGCATGCCATAAGAGTCAAGGCGGCAAAGAACCACCACTTGATGGCCAGTGTGAAGTAGATAAAAGGCAATATGCAACTCATGATGGTGATGAAAGCCATCATGACGGTGCGTGGCATCATGGTCCATTGCAATAGCTTGTCAATCCAGTCGTATCGGCGATTCATAATAGCTGAAGGGAGATACTTCACGTTTGCAATCTGACAATGCAGTTGGTTGTAGATCCACTTACCACGCTCTCTGTTGAAGACCTGCAGTTCGCTTGCCTTATAATCGAATACAAAGATGTCGTCGGCATAATCAATGAAGACGCCTTCATGCATCAGCATGGCTTCCAGTTCTTTGCTTTCGCCTACCCATGAATGAACTTTCATGATATGTTGCTTGAACCACGCAAAGTTGAACAGATAGCCAGAGCCATCTAATGAAGCCGAGAGACCAATGGAGATGTGACCGCGACGGAATACAGAATTGTTGATCTCTGTGAAGATGGCATCAAGACGGGCAATAGAGGTGTTTAGATTTCGAGCAACACGACGGGCCTGTACGACTTTTGTGCCTGCCGACTCGTAGGCATTATTCATCATCTCAAGAAATTCGGGCATCACGATATTGCCTGCATCCAGCACAATCACTGCATCATAAATCTTGAACTGGGGCAAATTGATGATGGCATACTGAAGAGATTTTGCCTTAGAGCTCTCGGCAAAGTTGGGTGTCAGTAATGTAATGGGAAGTTGTGCCAAGCGCATATTGGTCATCTCGCTTTGATGGTCTGAGACTACAACGACATCGAACATACGCTGGGGATAGGTCTGTCCTAAAATGGTGTTGACGGTGTCGAAGATTCGGTCATCGTCCTTATATGAGGGAATAATGACGATGAAGCGACTTTCTTGCTTGGCTTTGGGAGCTGGCGATTTATGCTTAAACAGTGCAGCTACAGCAAAAAACAGCAGATATGTTGCTGTGATGGCCATTGGGATGAAGAGTGCCCAGTCAATAATATATAATATCCACCAGAAATCCATAACTTATTCAGTTGAGAGTTGAGAGATAAAAGTTTTTAAACCGCGACAGACGGCTTTGATAAGGTCGAATCGACCTTGGAATAAATATTTTATAATGTCGCGGGTGGCGACAATACCGATGAGGTATATATATGACAGGTATTTGTTGATACCTTGATAATTGCGTTTTACAAAGAGCAATCTGTTACGTGTGATGTAGTAGGTGCGAAGTGGACTATTCTGTCCAGTGGTCTGGCTCTCCTTATGATAAATGGTGCAAGCTGGCTCATACCATATTTCATAACCAGCACGTGATATCATCATAGACCAGTCGAGCTCTTCATAGTAAAGGAAGAAGCATTCTGGCATCATGCCTACCTTTTCTATAACACTGCGTTTCACCATCATGG
Proteins encoded in this region:
- a CDS encoding ABC transporter ATP-binding protein, encoding MSNTVIEFNHVGKQYILGSIGTGTLSQDLNRWWANIRGKEDPYLKIGETNDRTQKGDSRFVWALRDINFKVEQGDVVGIVGKNGAGKSTLLKILSRVTSPTTGDIKIKGRIASLLEVGTGFHPEMTGRENIFMNGSIMGMTKAEIKSKFDEIVDFAGVAKYVDTPVKRYSSGMMVRLGFAIAAHLEPEILVVDEVLAVGDAEFQKKAIGKMQDVSKGEGRTVLFVSHNMAAVRSLCTRGVMLKNGMVDFIGNIPDTLDHYLKIDDSAQKEKIIDNVKFTKSTLKVTNIEINGTALSESTIQSNQRELTIKIEGHSQEDMNYDVMLILRNKDGMPYATYAKGHYMGDIKHQPAGNFTIERTILLPEILTRGAIYVDLFLHHPMVEYQLKAPNCCILETIGYQQGFGSAMNQIDNGFMGLNDK
- a CDS encoding ABC transporter permease, producing MSNDWDIIITNKSRLLSLDLSELWRYRDLLTMYVKRDIVTFYKQTILGPLWFIIQPLFTTIMFMFVFGGIAGISTDGIPQAVFYLAGLVCWNYFQDCLSKCSDTFNANQAIFGKVYFPRLVVPLSIVISNLIKMGIQFALFLVVYIYYITSGINFQANAALLLIPLLIIMLGALGLGFGMIISSLTTKYRDLRFLITFGVQLWMYATPVIYPLSVMKETYPKYIWVLVANPLTAILETFKYAFTGVGEFNWLYLGYSFIFTIIILLLGIVIFNRVQRNFMDVI
- a CDS encoding glycosyltransferase family 2 protein codes for the protein MSICPIIHTFDILLWFIIAANVAYILGFALTIALPPVKCHFTTSKRLQSFLILIPAYHEDSVIAHSVETILHQDYPKELFHVAVISDSMSTDTNQLLASLPITLLQPSFQKSSKAKALQFAMSTIESPYDYVIVLDADNIVASDFISRLNAIVQPSMVIQCHRTAKNSDSDVAVLDGVSEEINNTIFRKGHNRIGLSSALIGSGMCFDYHWFKTYVNELKSAVEDRELEALLMKQRIYIHYAEDIYVWDEKVSNSDNFQRQRQRWMSGQVQAFCQMLPYLPKAIIDGNINYIDKTVQQALIPRSILLILIPILCVISTTSYLIWHTSYTVPLMWWILLFCLCLALFVAIPKQMRKQSLFPKLLSFPALVWKMVLNIQKIDRNNTDFIHTKHGQ
- a CDS encoding glycosyltransferase, with translation MDFWWILYIIDWALFIPMAITATYLLFFAVAALFKHKSPAPKAKQESRFIVIIPSYKDDDRIFDTVNTILGQTYPQRMFDVVVVSDHQSEMTNMRLAQLPITLLTPNFAESSKAKSLQYAIINLPQFKIYDAVIVLDAGNIVMPEFLEMMNNAYESAGTKVVQARRVARNLNTSIARLDAIFTEINNSVFRRGHISIGLSASLDGSGYLFNFAWFKQHIMKVHSWVGESKELEAMLMHEGVFIDYADDIFVFDYKASELQVFNRERGKWIYNQLHCQIANVKYLPSAIMNRRYDWIDKLLQWTMMPRTVMMAFITIMSCILPFIYFTLAIKWWFFAALTLMACSIATPNYLVTKDWDKDFLNAPLVTIGSLHQFIRAFRKGMKISVNNIHHKLNHIS